actactttTACGCATAAGATTTAAACTGTTTTGAAATGTCGACAGTTAGCTACATAGTAAGAGAGGTTTTCATCGACGGAAGTGGGATTACTAAAGCTTACGACAAACGGTTGATTTAACAGCTGACGGGTTTCAGCTAGCAACATCGGCAGTCTGAGTTGAGATTTGTGCTAGCATTAGCGCCGCATCGAATACCTTCTCTGCTCTGTAGACATGATGCAACGAATGTTGGAACAAGTGACAGATTTCGTGGACTTTACTAGAGGTACAGATTTAAACGAGTATCTGAGACAGACGTATTCGAATAACAGAAGTTGCAAAAACAATCTATCAGATGTGCGCGTGAGCCCAGATGGACGCCACATTCACGTCATTCTCCGCAAACCCAAGGTCGGTCTCATGACTTTTGACAAATATCAGAGACCGCAGCAGATCCAGAGCCAAAAGCACCTAGATTTGGGGATGACTCGGGCTGTGCCCATTGTGGATATTGTATATTTTGACGACAAAAACAGAGACGGCGGTGTTGCGCTGTTAGCTGTCATATTCGAGAATGGAAGAGCAGAGTTTTGGAAATTTCTGGAACTCAAAGGGGGATGGCATCCCCTGCACACCGCGGACCTTTGCAACAGCCCCCGGGCTAAAGTAATCTCTGTCTCGGCCAGTCAGAACTACATCGTCTGGTGTGAGGAGCGGCCACCGTCAGAGAGTTCATTACTTGTCAATGAGACCCACAATTTCAGGTACTGCATCTGCAAACGAACCTATGAGGTGGAGGAAATGGCTGTCAGTTTAGGGGGCATGAAAATTGCTCTGCACAACAACCCCCGCTACAACGTCATCAGCTCAGGTGAGAATGTTTACCTACTACCTGATTTGAAAGACAAATCCACCATGTCCCTCTCCAAATTCTTTCTCATGTGGTCCCCCCGGTATGACACATTCAGAGTGAGCAGCACCTGTAAAGGTAATCTCCTCCGAAAAGACTCACCTTCTACTAAAGAATCTGACTTTAGAAGGTTGATAACAGACTGTACGGGATACCTATCAGCCCTTAGCCCTCCTGATATATATGGCTACTCCCCCACTGGCAGTGGAGGCCTGTTACTGCTGCTCAGCACAGGTTGGGTCAGTCTACTACAGAAGGATGGGGTGTTAAGACAAATCTACAAACTAGCTGACAACTGCCTAGCCAGCAGCAGTGCCCATAACAGCCTGAACGTGTACCAGGACACCCTGGCTCTGACCATTGGAAGGACCCTCTACCTGATTGacactatgtgtggtgtggagCTGGAGAAAATAGCCCTGAAGAGAGAGGGGCTACTCTACGTGAACAGGACCGAGAGGCAGGCACCACACCTGCTGTTAGAAACCGGCCTATTTGTAGTGATGCTCCGGGACGGCGACCCCTGGGGCCACGACTCTGACCCAAAGCAGAAGACCCCGTCCCTGGGTACAGGAGAAAGCATCAGCCCTGCGGCTCTACTGGTAGAGGCTGTATTCGAGGAAGCCTGTAAGTATTACCAACAGAGAAGTCTCAGCAGCACTCGGCTCACTGTGGAGAAgttaaagagaggagggatgttCCAGGCTCCTATCACTCTGGCAAACATCGTCGGAGACTACCTCCAGagcaggggggagaggggagtggagttaccccagggaggaggcaggagaggacaggagaagctGCTCGGGTCCCTGGAGGCTGAACTGAAGGGACTGGTCTCCCTAGAGGAGGTGAAGGGGGGATTGGTGAaggagaggaaggtggaggaTGTGTGTGAGAGTCTAGTGCAGCAGGAGGTGGGGAGACTCCTCTTGTTGTCAGAGCTCAACCGAGACTCTCTACTCTACCTCAACTCCATCTTCAGCCTGTTCCCCGGTCAGGCCTGGAGGGCCACACAGAGCGCTCTGCAGCTACGCTGCAACGGAGAgggctctctctcctctaaagTGCCCCCGGAGGTCTGGAAGACTGTCCTCAGCCCTGTACAGGCCCCCACTGTCACCGCAAACCTGCCCTACACCAATGGCAACAGCCAGTCTAAACACAAGCCACCCAAACCTTACCCCAGCACTGGATCTAGTTTTAAACTTAGCCCCAGCCTTAGCTCCAACTCCAGCCCACCTGCCGCTAACTCGGCCCTGCCTGTCTTCGAGCTCCTGTGCCACTCTGTCTTCTGCTTCCAGCCCAGCTGGCTGCCCAGGTTCCTGGAGCTGGCCCAGCAGCAGCAGACCTCTGCAGGCTTGGGGATGGGTCTAGGCCTTGGCGGCTCCACCTGGAGCTACTCTGGAGGTAGGGGATTTGCAGAGAATGGAGAGAGCCTCCCCCTGTATAAACGCGCCCTTTCAGCTCTGCCTCTACCTGGCCCCGGATCAGACCTGAAACAATACCCAGATTATGAACAAAACCAGGACTTGGAGGTGGATCTCCTTTTGGTGAGTGGTAGGCCAAACGCTGTCCTCCAGGCTCTGAGGATCTTGATGGGGAGACGACAGTGGGAGAGGGTAACCCAAGTGGCCCAGCGGTTCTGCAGGCAGAGTCCCTTACTGAACAAAGAGATCTTTACTACCTTACTGTGTGAGGTGGCCCAGCATCGAGACCTGGATCCATACCTAGACCTCCTCTGGGCTCTGTGTCCTGAAGATCTTACGGTCACGGCCATACTTAACATTGTGTTGAAAAATATACCCTCATCATCTTCCTTATCTacatccttctccccctcctcaaatatccctccctcctctccctttgcTGACCCCCAGTCCAGCCAGTTGACCTTTGGGTTGTTGAAGCCGTTGCTCAGTAAGGttctacagagagagaccaggcccAACCAGCGATATGCTGACATCCTCCAGTCGCCCTCGTTCCCCCCTCCCACGCCCCCTCGTCAGGCTAAAGGACTGCCTAGGTCCACCACCGAGCCTAGCATAGGCTTAGATCAGCAGCACAATGATGTCATCGGCAACATGACGGCCATCTTGGATCAACACGACCCATCTAAACACAGGACTGTCCACGGGGGCAGGGTGAACTCCACTCCGAACCCCGACTgagacgcacacacgcacactggtCTCTCACCCCATAACCCTTGTCTGACACTCCCACAACCTGTCAATCCTGCCatactcaaaacacacacacagtctatttCTGCTCTGTAGGGAAAAGTGCTCTTTGGCTGCGGCGATATCTTCATGTTACTCTACTTGATGTGCAGTGTTGGCTACGAAAACATTTTAACAGAATAAAAATAACAAAACTATTGATACCATTATTGAGATTTCAGTTGATTGGTATAGGTAGTAGTGGGTTGTTGAGATTGCTGTTCAATAGCAGATTAGACCATACATTAAGTGTTTCTTCTACACTGAAGCAGGACTGTGCCTGAACAACAAAATCTGTCAACAACAAAATGTCCTCTTTTAGGCAAGCTTCATTTGAGGTTTCTTTTCTGTTGTCAATCATAAGCAGATGAGTAACCATAGCTGACAGTTTACTTTCCGAACAAAATATTGCCTTAAAGTTATTCCAAGTTATTAAATGACTACTAAATCTTACCATTGTACATACCTCTCTTTGATTTTCATTTTGTATTTtaaaatgtgtatatatgtggTGTTATTTAAGTGTTATTGTGTGATCAGGAATGCACACAGAGTAGAATGCTAGCTATGAGTTGCCTTGCATTCGATAAACTCAGCCTTAATGGAAAGAACATTAATAgactaatatacagtatgtattgatATTATGAACAGATTATTAAGTGTGCATGTCGCAGAGCTACCATTCTTGTATGTAATATGGTAGAACTCCATTAACTGTcctatttttttgtattttttatcatCAACTTGCTCAATATTCATTCATTGTTGTGGGTCTTGTTCAGCAGGCACAAAACAGAACATGTTTTCCAACCGAAAATGTTTAAAAAGCTACAATGAACATTCTCATTGCTCATGTTCAGGTAGTGCCTCTTGTGCTTCAAAATGTTATTTTCTCATTCGTGCCTACTGTACACAACCTGGATCTTTTTTTGCTTTCGCCAACTCTGTGTGTCATAACATCCCAGGTGGTTTACTGTACTTTAAACCTACTAAGAATCGAAAGCCCTTTGTCAGCCCATAGTGATACAGTTATCGGACCCTGACCCACAAACCTCTGTGTTGAATGTTTATTTGTTTAGAATATTTTGAACCCTTGGCTCTAGGGGGTAAATGTTTCATCTCTGGGACGTGACTTCTGGGTTTAGTGTATGTTCCTCATAAAGTCAGTCAATCGTCACGCTCAAACATGAACTATTTTACTGAACGTGTCTGTTTGAAAATAACATTGATATGACACCTTTTCCAGCAGCAGTGGAAAAGTTCCATAGTGAAACATGTTATTTAAGAGAGATAAAGCTGCTTTTGGAGGAAAATGTTCAGTTAAAAAGTGTACATTTTCTTTCAGGGGTAGATTTAATATTTATATCTTTCTACTTTAAACCCTTGTTgcgttctctttctcttttcattATCTTCTCAAccctctcttcagtctctcccctgtccactccagtctctctttctccagtTCCACCCAGCACATTCCTACCAAACTGCCCTGTAGAGCAGAGGTGATTCACTGTCTTCGAGCTCCTGTAATTTAATTTGGGGTAACGCTGTTATGTCCTTAGTAGGGGTGGGGTAGGCCCAAACCAAAGCACATCTCACACACGGCACTCTGCACCAGGTCACGTCTCCCTGCATGGGCCAAGTGACTAATGTCGTTATGGATGTTAGACCCTCTTGTCTGTTTCTCCTAacattttctctctgtctatccactGTTGGCATTCTCCTGTTAACATTCCCTGTCTCCATATCACCTatgctctctttctccttctctctctgttttctgctCCATGATTGACACACACAGAGGAGTTCATGCTCTACATGCTGTATGTGTTTCTTCCCCATTGTCAGTATTACAGAACATCCTACTATTGTTTACTTGTCATGTCTGAGTAAAATGTTAAAGTCTGGAGATCAAACCTTGTAAAAACGAAGCTTGTTTTAAAGTGCCTACATTTATTTTATAGAAAGTGTTCTTTAGCATTTAGAATCAAACTGATTCTTTAAATGTTTTGCACAGTGCAGTAGTCTGAGTCCCAGatatgtttgtgctgtcttgccaatgaCATGTGAGTTGGAATGACAGTACAGACAAATCTTGGACTCGGGCTAACAGAGCTGTGGAACCAcctatatatatttgtttatgaAATTATTTGTTTCTGTAGTCCTATCCAGATATATTCTGTGAAGTTGGTGAAGCCTAACCTGGTTAAAACTGACTGAACACTGCGCTCACAAAATACGGCCTGCTAAGGCACACAGTCAGTGACACTCCAGAATGCTACTGGAATGACTGAGTTCCTTCAGGCAGCTGCTGCTCCTCATTCACAACCTAGTGTCACATATCTGCTCTAATGCAGTCACCACCACTGTTATAGATACAGCCATCAGAAGCATggatgttgtgtggtgtgtgtgagtgagtgacatGGGGTAATTTGTTTTGCCTGATCATGTGACTCGGCCAGTTAAAACTGGTCGCCTGCTCCGAGAGACAAAGATGACTTACTCTGTGCTGGAATTCTCCACCCATTTCCTTGAAGTGATTCAAGGAAAATCACCCACGTAGATCAAACAGAATGTCATCAAACAGAGCATGGGATCGGTGTAATAACCCATACTAACACCAGCCCTATGCTTTTAAATCTGCGGACGAGTGCACTCCAGTGAAAAGGGTTTCTAATTGGGATGCCGGGTATGGCTCATGAGATGCTGTTAGTTTGATGTTTCACTGTGCATATGATAACTGACGAGACTATCCCAATATGTCGTGTGCACAGCTACAGTCCTCGAGGGCCGCAATGGCAGTTTCTTTTATTACTTTTAATCAGACTGTATACTCTCTCTGGCCAATCAGTGATCAATAAGTGAAACTAAAACCAGTAGGATTGCAGCCATCGACTTGAATTTGATACCCCTGCAGTATGTGAGAATGGATGGATGTATAAAGCCTTAGCATAACAATAAAACACCATTGCCTAGCATCCTACTATTCAATCCAGACAGGTGAATGTGCTCAGAAATGGAAGTCTTTGTTTATTTGCCTTTGCTCCACTTTGACAGGTGGAGTTTCCCTTTTGTATTGCCTGTTATCAAATTGTCTTTTCCGGTCAGCTGTGATGACTGTTCCATGTACAGTACTTCAGCCTTCTGCAGTGTTTCACTTTCAGCCACACAGATATCAAATGTTTGAATGCAAAATGTGTGTGTTATTAAACCCAAGTTAAAACCTCTACATGGTCTCTGTTTGGTGTTTGCTATTTTGGAATATACTGTTTGATAGTATTGTGTTATTTTCTCAGTCTATTTCTAATTTAGCTAACTGGCCGTTGTCCTGCT
This genomic interval from Oncorhynchus keta strain PuntledgeMale-10-30-2019 chromosome 2, Oket_V2, whole genome shotgun sequence contains the following:
- the LOC118402259 gene encoding BLOC-2 complex member HPS6, producing the protein MMQRMLEQVTDFVDFTRGTDLNEYLRQTYSNNRSCKNNLSDVRVSPDGRHIHVILRKPKVGLMTFDKYQRPQQIQSQKHLDLGMTRAVPIVDIVYFDDKNRDGGVALLAVIFENGRAEFWKFLELKGGWHPLHTADLCNSPRAKVISVSASQNYIVWCEERPPSESSLLVNETHNFRYCICKRTYEVEEMAVSLGGMKIALHNNPRYNVISSGENVYLLPDLKDKSTMSLSKFFLMWSPRYDTFRVSSTCKGNLLRKDSPSTKESDFRRLITDCTGYLSALSPPDIYGYSPTGSGGLLLLLSTGWVSLLQKDGVLRQIYKLADNCLASSSAHNSLNVYQDTLALTIGRTLYLIDTMCGVELEKIALKREGLLYVNRTERQAPHLLLETGLFVVMLRDGDPWGHDSDPKQKTPSLGTGESISPAALLVEAVFEEACKYYQQRSLSSTRLTVEKLKRGGMFQAPITLANIVGDYLQSRGERGVELPQGGGRRGQEKLLGSLEAELKGLVSLEEVKGGLVKERKVEDVCESLVQQEVGRLLLLSELNRDSLLYLNSIFSLFPGQAWRATQSALQLRCNGEGSLSSKVPPEVWKTVLSPVQAPTVTANLPYTNGNSQSKHKPPKPYPSTGSSFKLSPSLSSNSSPPAANSALPVFELLCHSVFCFQPSWLPRFLELAQQQQTSAGLGMGLGLGGSTWSYSGGRGFAENGESLPLYKRALSALPLPGPGSDLKQYPDYEQNQDLEVDLLLVSGRPNAVLQALRILMGRRQWERVTQVAQRFCRQSPLLNKEIFTTLLCEVAQHRDLDPYLDLLWALCPEDLTVTAILNIVLKNIPSSSSLSTSFSPSSNIPPSSPFADPQSSQLTFGLLKPLLSKVLQRETRPNQRYADILQSPSFPPPTPPRQAKGLPRSTTEPSIGLDQQHNDVIGNMTAILDQHDPSKHRTVHGGRVNSTPNPD